The proteins below are encoded in one region of Pongo pygmaeus isolate AG05252 chromosome 20, NHGRI_mPonPyg2-v2.0_pri, whole genome shotgun sequence:
- the ZNF555 gene encoding zinc finger protein 555 isoform X4, translating to MDSVVFEDVAVDFTMEEWALLDSAQRDLYRDVMLETFENLASVGKIWDSLSIEDHPTNQGQNLRNHVLERLYESNDQCGEAVSQVPHLNLYKKILPGVKQYEYNTYRKVFMHRRASLKSPITVHTGRKPYQCQECGQAYSCRSHLRMHVRTHNGERPYVCKLCGKTFPRTSSLNRHVRIHTAEKTYECKQCGKAFIDFSSLTSHLRSHTGEKPYKCKECGKAFSYSSTFRRHTITHTGEKPYKCKDCGEAFSYSSTFRRHMISHTGEKPHKCKECGEAFSYSSAFRRHMITHTGEKPYECKQCGKTFIYLQSFRRHERIHTGEKPYECKQCGKTFIYPQSFRRHERTHGGEKPYECNQCGKAFSHPSSFRGHMRVHTGEKPYECKQCGKTFNWPISLRKHMRTHTREKPYECKQCGKAFSLSACFREHVRMHPEDKSYECKLCGKAFYCHISLQKHMRRHTAEKLYECKQCGKAFSWPELLQQHVRTHTVEKPYECKECGKVFKWPSSLPIHMRLHTGEKPYQCKHCGKAFNCSSSLRRHVRIHTTEKQYKCNVGHPPANEFMCSASEKSHQERDLIKVVNMVLPL from the exons GACTCAGTGGTCTTTGAGGATGTGGCTGTGGACTTCACCATGGAGGAGTGGGCTTTGCTGGATTCTGCTCAGAGGGACCTCTACAGAGATGTGATGCTGGAGACCTTTGAGAACCTGGCCTCAGTAG GAAAAATTTGGGACAGTCTTAGCATTGAAGATCATCCCACAAACCAGGGGCAAAATCTCAG aaatcatGTGTTGGAGAGACTCTATGAAAGTAATGATCAATGTGGAGAAGCCGTCAGCCAGGTTCCACATCTTAATCTGTACAAGAAAATTCTGCCTGGAGTAAAACAGTATGAATACAACACGTACAGAAAAGTCTTCATGCATCGCCGCGCATCCCTCAAGAGTCCCATCACAGTTCACACTGGACGCAAACCCTATCAGTGCCAGGAATGTGGGCAGGCCTACAGTTGTCGTTCACACCTAAGAATGCATGTGAGAACCCACAATGGAGAGAGACCCTATGTGTGTAAATTATGTGGGAAAACCTTTCCTCGTACTTCCTCCCTCAATCGGCATGTAAGGATTCACACTGCTGAGAAAACCTACGAATGTAagcaatgtgggaaagcctttattGACTTTTCAAGTCTTACTAGTCATCTCAGAAGTCACACCGGAGAGAAGCCATATaagtgtaaggaatgtgggaaagctttcAGTTATTCCTCAACGTTTCGAAGACACACAATAACACACACTGGCGAGAAGCCATATAAATGTAAGGACTGTGGGGAAGCCTTTAGTTATTCCTCAACTTTTCGAAGACATATGATTTcacacactggagagaagccacataaatgtaaagaatgtggggaGGCCTTCAGTTATTCTTCAGCTTTTCGAAGACACATGATAacacacactggagagaaaccatacgAATGCAAACAATGTGGGAAAACCTTCATTTATCTCCAGTCCTTTCGAAGACATGAAAggattcacactggagagaaaccctacgaATGCAAACAGTGTGGGAAAACCTTCATTTATCCCCAGTCCTTTCGAAGACATGAAAGGACTCATggtggagagaaaccctatgaatgcaaCCAGTGCGGGAAAGCATTCAGTCACCCCTCCTCCTTTCGAGGACACATGAGGGtgcacactggagagaaaccctatgagtgCAAGCAATGTGGGAAAACTTTCAATTGGCCCATATCTTTACGAAAACATATGAGAACACACActagagagaaaccctatgaatgtaagcagtgtgggaaagccttcagctTGTCTGCTTGCTTTCGAGAACATGTGAGAATGCACCCTGAAGACAAATCCTATGAATGCAAGCTATGTGGGAAAGCTTTCTATTGCCACATATCCTTACAAAAACATATGAGAAGGCATACGGCAGAGAAACTCTATGAATGCAAGCAGTGTGGGAAAGCTTTCAGTTGGCCTGAACTTTTGCAACAACATGTGAGAACGCACACTGTAGAGAagccctatgaatgtaaggaatgtgggaaggtcTTCAAATGGCCATCATCTTTACCAATACATATGAGACtgcacactggagagaaaccttatcaATGTAAGCATTGTGGGAAAGCATTCAATTGTTCCTCATCCTTAAGACGACATGTGAGAATACACACTACAGAAAAACAGTATAAGTGTAATGTAGGACATCCTCCTGCAAATGAATTCATGTGCAGTGCTTCAGAAAAGTCACACCAGGAGAGAGATCTGATCAAAGTTGTAAATATGGTGTTGCCTTTATGA
- the ZNF555 gene encoding zinc finger protein 555 isoform X2 — MDSVVFEDVAVDFTMEEWALLDSAQRDLYRDVMLETFENLASVDDETQFKASGSVSQQDIYGEKIPKKSKIAAFTRNVSLASVLGKIWDSLSIEDHPTNQGQNLRNHVLERLYESNDQCGEAVSQVPHLNLYKKILPGVKQYEYNTYRKVFMHRRASLKSPITVHTGRKPYQCQECGQAYSCRSHLRMHVRTHNGERPYVCKLCGKTFPRTSSLNRHVRIHTAEKTYECKQCGKAFIDFSSLTSHLRSHTGEKPYKCKECGKAFSYSSTFRRHTITHTGEKPYKCKDCGEAFSYSSTFRRHMISHTGEKPHKCKECGEAFSYSSAFRRHMITHTGEKPYECKQCGKTFIYLQSFRRHERIHTGEKPYECKQCGKTFIYPQSFRRHERTHGGEKPYECNQCGKAFSHPSSFRGHMRVHTGEKPYECKQCGKTFNWPISLRKHMRTHTREKPYECKQCGKAFSLSACFREHVRMHPEDKSYECKLCGKAFYCHISLQKHMRRHTAEKLYECKQCGKAFSWPELLQQHVRTHTVEKPYECKECGKVFKWPSSLPIHMRLHTGEKPYQCKHCGKAFNCSSSLRRHVRIHTTEKQYKCNVGHPPANEFMCSASEKSHQERDLIKVVNMVLPL; from the exons GACTCAGTGGTCTTTGAGGATGTGGCTGTGGACTTCACCATGGAGGAGTGGGCTTTGCTGGATTCTGCTCAGAGGGACCTCTACAGAGATGTGATGCTGGAGACCTTTGAGAACCTGGCCTCAGTAG ATGATGAAACTCAATTTAAGGCCAGTGGGTCAGTTTCTCAGCAGGATATTTATGGagaaaaaatacccaaaaaatCTAAAATAGCTGCGTTCACCAGAAATGTTTCCTTGGCCTCTGTTTTAGGAAAAATTTGGGACAGTCTTAGCATTGAAGATCATCCCACAAACCAGGGGCAAAATCTCAG aaatcatGTGTTGGAGAGACTCTATGAAAGTAATGATCAATGTGGAGAAGCCGTCAGCCAGGTTCCACATCTTAATCTGTACAAGAAAATTCTGCCTGGAGTAAAACAGTATGAATACAACACGTACAGAAAAGTCTTCATGCATCGCCGCGCATCCCTCAAGAGTCCCATCACAGTTCACACTGGACGCAAACCCTATCAGTGCCAGGAATGTGGGCAGGCCTACAGTTGTCGTTCACACCTAAGAATGCATGTGAGAACCCACAATGGAGAGAGACCCTATGTGTGTAAATTATGTGGGAAAACCTTTCCTCGTACTTCCTCCCTCAATCGGCATGTAAGGATTCACACTGCTGAGAAAACCTACGAATGTAagcaatgtgggaaagcctttattGACTTTTCAAGTCTTACTAGTCATCTCAGAAGTCACACCGGAGAGAAGCCATATaagtgtaaggaatgtgggaaagctttcAGTTATTCCTCAACGTTTCGAAGACACACAATAACACACACTGGCGAGAAGCCATATAAATGTAAGGACTGTGGGGAAGCCTTTAGTTATTCCTCAACTTTTCGAAGACATATGATTTcacacactggagagaagccacataaatgtaaagaatgtggggaGGCCTTCAGTTATTCTTCAGCTTTTCGAAGACACATGATAacacacactggagagaaaccatacgAATGCAAACAATGTGGGAAAACCTTCATTTATCTCCAGTCCTTTCGAAGACATGAAAggattcacactggagagaaaccctacgaATGCAAACAGTGTGGGAAAACCTTCATTTATCCCCAGTCCTTTCGAAGACATGAAAGGACTCATggtggagagaaaccctatgaatgcaaCCAGTGCGGGAAAGCATTCAGTCACCCCTCCTCCTTTCGAGGACACATGAGGGtgcacactggagagaaaccctatgagtgCAAGCAATGTGGGAAAACTTTCAATTGGCCCATATCTTTACGAAAACATATGAGAACACACActagagagaaaccctatgaatgtaagcagtgtgggaaagccttcagctTGTCTGCTTGCTTTCGAGAACATGTGAGAATGCACCCTGAAGACAAATCCTATGAATGCAAGCTATGTGGGAAAGCTTTCTATTGCCACATATCCTTACAAAAACATATGAGAAGGCATACGGCAGAGAAACTCTATGAATGCAAGCAGTGTGGGAAAGCTTTCAGTTGGCCTGAACTTTTGCAACAACATGTGAGAACGCACACTGTAGAGAagccctatgaatgtaaggaatgtgggaaggtcTTCAAATGGCCATCATCTTTACCAATACATATGAGACtgcacactggagagaaaccttatcaATGTAAGCATTGTGGGAAAGCATTCAATTGTTCCTCATCCTTAAGACGACATGTGAGAATACACACTACAGAAAAACAGTATAAGTGTAATGTAGGACATCCTCCTGCAAATGAATTCATGTGCAGTGCTTCAGAAAAGTCACACCAGGAGAGAGATCTGATCAAAGTTGTAAATATGGTGTTGCCTTTATGA
- the ZNF555 gene encoding zinc finger protein 555 isoform X1, with product MDSVVFEDVAVDFTMEEWALLDSAQRDLYRDVMLETFENLASVDDETQFKASGSVSQQDIYGEKIPKKSKIAAFTRNVSLASVLGKIWDSLSIEDHPTNQGQNLSRNHVLERLYESNDQCGEAVSQVPHLNLYKKILPGVKQYEYNTYRKVFMHRRASLKSPITVHTGRKPYQCQECGQAYSCRSHLRMHVRTHNGERPYVCKLCGKTFPRTSSLNRHVRIHTAEKTYECKQCGKAFIDFSSLTSHLRSHTGEKPYKCKECGKAFSYSSTFRRHTITHTGEKPYKCKDCGEAFSYSSTFRRHMISHTGEKPHKCKECGEAFSYSSAFRRHMITHTGEKPYECKQCGKTFIYLQSFRRHERIHTGEKPYECKQCGKTFIYPQSFRRHERTHGGEKPYECNQCGKAFSHPSSFRGHMRVHTGEKPYECKQCGKTFNWPISLRKHMRTHTREKPYECKQCGKAFSLSACFREHVRMHPEDKSYECKLCGKAFYCHISLQKHMRRHTAEKLYECKQCGKAFSWPELLQQHVRTHTVEKPYECKECGKVFKWPSSLPIHMRLHTGEKPYQCKHCGKAFNCSSSLRRHVRIHTTEKQYKCNVGHPPANEFMCSASEKSHQERDLIKVVNMVLPL from the exons GACTCAGTGGTCTTTGAGGATGTGGCTGTGGACTTCACCATGGAGGAGTGGGCTTTGCTGGATTCTGCTCAGAGGGACCTCTACAGAGATGTGATGCTGGAGACCTTTGAGAACCTGGCCTCAGTAG ATGATGAAACTCAATTTAAGGCCAGTGGGTCAGTTTCTCAGCAGGATATTTATGGagaaaaaatacccaaaaaatCTAAAATAGCTGCGTTCACCAGAAATGTTTCCTTGGCCTCTGTTTTAGGAAAAATTTGGGACAGTCTTAGCATTGAAGATCATCCCACAAACCAGGGGCAAAATCTCAG tagaaatcatGTGTTGGAGAGACTCTATGAAAGTAATGATCAATGTGGAGAAGCCGTCAGCCAGGTTCCACATCTTAATCTGTACAAGAAAATTCTGCCTGGAGTAAAACAGTATGAATACAACACGTACAGAAAAGTCTTCATGCATCGCCGCGCATCCCTCAAGAGTCCCATCACAGTTCACACTGGACGCAAACCCTATCAGTGCCAGGAATGTGGGCAGGCCTACAGTTGTCGTTCACACCTAAGAATGCATGTGAGAACCCACAATGGAGAGAGACCCTATGTGTGTAAATTATGTGGGAAAACCTTTCCTCGTACTTCCTCCCTCAATCGGCATGTAAGGATTCACACTGCTGAGAAAACCTACGAATGTAagcaatgtgggaaagcctttattGACTTTTCAAGTCTTACTAGTCATCTCAGAAGTCACACCGGAGAGAAGCCATATaagtgtaaggaatgtgggaaagctttcAGTTATTCCTCAACGTTTCGAAGACACACAATAACACACACTGGCGAGAAGCCATATAAATGTAAGGACTGTGGGGAAGCCTTTAGTTATTCCTCAACTTTTCGAAGACATATGATTTcacacactggagagaagccacataaatgtaaagaatgtggggaGGCCTTCAGTTATTCTTCAGCTTTTCGAAGACACATGATAacacacactggagagaaaccatacgAATGCAAACAATGTGGGAAAACCTTCATTTATCTCCAGTCCTTTCGAAGACATGAAAggattcacactggagagaaaccctacgaATGCAAACAGTGTGGGAAAACCTTCATTTATCCCCAGTCCTTTCGAAGACATGAAAGGACTCATggtggagagaaaccctatgaatgcaaCCAGTGCGGGAAAGCATTCAGTCACCCCTCCTCCTTTCGAGGACACATGAGGGtgcacactggagagaaaccctatgagtgCAAGCAATGTGGGAAAACTTTCAATTGGCCCATATCTTTACGAAAACATATGAGAACACACActagagagaaaccctatgaatgtaagcagtgtgggaaagccttcagctTGTCTGCTTGCTTTCGAGAACATGTGAGAATGCACCCTGAAGACAAATCCTATGAATGCAAGCTATGTGGGAAAGCTTTCTATTGCCACATATCCTTACAAAAACATATGAGAAGGCATACGGCAGAGAAACTCTATGAATGCAAGCAGTGTGGGAAAGCTTTCAGTTGGCCTGAACTTTTGCAACAACATGTGAGAACGCACACTGTAGAGAagccctatgaatgtaaggaatgtgggaaggtcTTCAAATGGCCATCATCTTTACCAATACATATGAGACtgcacactggagagaaaccttatcaATGTAAGCATTGTGGGAAAGCATTCAATTGTTCCTCATCCTTAAGACGACATGTGAGAATACACACTACAGAAAAACAGTATAAGTGTAATGTAGGACATCCTCCTGCAAATGAATTCATGTGCAGTGCTTCAGAAAAGTCACACCAGGAGAGAGATCTGATCAAAGTTGTAAATATGGTGTTGCCTTTATGA
- the ZNF555 gene encoding zinc finger protein 555 isoform X5: MMKLNLRPVGKIWDSLSIEDHPTNQGQNLSRNHVLERLYESNDQCGEAVSQVPHLNLYKKILPGVKQYEYNTYRKVFMHRRASLKSPITVHTGRKPYQCQECGQAYSCRSHLRMHVRTHNGERPYVCKLCGKTFPRTSSLNRHVRIHTAEKTYECKQCGKAFIDFSSLTSHLRSHTGEKPYKCKECGKAFSYSSTFRRHTITHTGEKPYKCKDCGEAFSYSSTFRRHMISHTGEKPHKCKECGEAFSYSSAFRRHMITHTGEKPYECKQCGKTFIYLQSFRRHERIHTGEKPYECKQCGKTFIYPQSFRRHERTHGGEKPYECNQCGKAFSHPSSFRGHMRVHTGEKPYECKQCGKTFNWPISLRKHMRTHTREKPYECKQCGKAFSLSACFREHVRMHPEDKSYECKLCGKAFYCHISLQKHMRRHTAEKLYECKQCGKAFSWPELLQQHVRTHTVEKPYECKECGKVFKWPSSLPIHMRLHTGEKPYQCKHCGKAFNCSSSLRRHVRIHTTEKQYKCNVGHPPANEFMCSASEKSHQERDLIKVVNMVLPL, encoded by the exons ATGATGAAACTCAATTTAAGGCCAGTGG GAAAAATTTGGGACAGTCTTAGCATTGAAGATCATCCCACAAACCAGGGGCAAAATCTCAG tagaaatcatGTGTTGGAGAGACTCTATGAAAGTAATGATCAATGTGGAGAAGCCGTCAGCCAGGTTCCACATCTTAATCTGTACAAGAAAATTCTGCCTGGAGTAAAACAGTATGAATACAACACGTACAGAAAAGTCTTCATGCATCGCCGCGCATCCCTCAAGAGTCCCATCACAGTTCACACTGGACGCAAACCCTATCAGTGCCAGGAATGTGGGCAGGCCTACAGTTGTCGTTCACACCTAAGAATGCATGTGAGAACCCACAATGGAGAGAGACCCTATGTGTGTAAATTATGTGGGAAAACCTTTCCTCGTACTTCCTCCCTCAATCGGCATGTAAGGATTCACACTGCTGAGAAAACCTACGAATGTAagcaatgtgggaaagcctttattGACTTTTCAAGTCTTACTAGTCATCTCAGAAGTCACACCGGAGAGAAGCCATATaagtgtaaggaatgtgggaaagctttcAGTTATTCCTCAACGTTTCGAAGACACACAATAACACACACTGGCGAGAAGCCATATAAATGTAAGGACTGTGGGGAAGCCTTTAGTTATTCCTCAACTTTTCGAAGACATATGATTTcacacactggagagaagccacataaatgtaaagaatgtggggaGGCCTTCAGTTATTCTTCAGCTTTTCGAAGACACATGATAacacacactggagagaaaccatacgAATGCAAACAATGTGGGAAAACCTTCATTTATCTCCAGTCCTTTCGAAGACATGAAAggattcacactggagagaaaccctacgaATGCAAACAGTGTGGGAAAACCTTCATTTATCCCCAGTCCTTTCGAAGACATGAAAGGACTCATggtggagagaaaccctatgaatgcaaCCAGTGCGGGAAAGCATTCAGTCACCCCTCCTCCTTTCGAGGACACATGAGGGtgcacactggagagaaaccctatgagtgCAAGCAATGTGGGAAAACTTTCAATTGGCCCATATCTTTACGAAAACATATGAGAACACACActagagagaaaccctatgaatgtaagcagtgtgggaaagccttcagctTGTCTGCTTGCTTTCGAGAACATGTGAGAATGCACCCTGAAGACAAATCCTATGAATGCAAGCTATGTGGGAAAGCTTTCTATTGCCACATATCCTTACAAAAACATATGAGAAGGCATACGGCAGAGAAACTCTATGAATGCAAGCAGTGTGGGAAAGCTTTCAGTTGGCCTGAACTTTTGCAACAACATGTGAGAACGCACACTGTAGAGAagccctatgaatgtaaggaatgtgggaaggtcTTCAAATGGCCATCATCTTTACCAATACATATGAGACtgcacactggagagaaaccttatcaATGTAAGCATTGTGGGAAAGCATTCAATTGTTCCTCATCCTTAAGACGACATGTGAGAATACACACTACAGAAAAACAGTATAAGTGTAATGTAGGACATCCTCCTGCAAATGAATTCATGTGCAGTGCTTCAGAAAAGTCACACCAGGAGAGAGATCTGATCAAAGTTGTAAATATGGTGTTGCCTTTATGA
- the ZNF555 gene encoding zinc finger protein 555 isoform X3, translated as MDSVVFEDVAVDFTMEEWALLDSAQRDLYRDVMLETFENLASVGKIWDSLSIEDHPTNQGQNLSRNHVLERLYESNDQCGEAVSQVPHLNLYKKILPGVKQYEYNTYRKVFMHRRASLKSPITVHTGRKPYQCQECGQAYSCRSHLRMHVRTHNGERPYVCKLCGKTFPRTSSLNRHVRIHTAEKTYECKQCGKAFIDFSSLTSHLRSHTGEKPYKCKECGKAFSYSSTFRRHTITHTGEKPYKCKDCGEAFSYSSTFRRHMISHTGEKPHKCKECGEAFSYSSAFRRHMITHTGEKPYECKQCGKTFIYLQSFRRHERIHTGEKPYECKQCGKTFIYPQSFRRHERTHGGEKPYECNQCGKAFSHPSSFRGHMRVHTGEKPYECKQCGKTFNWPISLRKHMRTHTREKPYECKQCGKAFSLSACFREHVRMHPEDKSYECKLCGKAFYCHISLQKHMRRHTAEKLYECKQCGKAFSWPELLQQHVRTHTVEKPYECKECGKVFKWPSSLPIHMRLHTGEKPYQCKHCGKAFNCSSSLRRHVRIHTTEKQYKCNVGHPPANEFMCSASEKSHQERDLIKVVNMVLPL; from the exons GACTCAGTGGTCTTTGAGGATGTGGCTGTGGACTTCACCATGGAGGAGTGGGCTTTGCTGGATTCTGCTCAGAGGGACCTCTACAGAGATGTGATGCTGGAGACCTTTGAGAACCTGGCCTCAGTAG GAAAAATTTGGGACAGTCTTAGCATTGAAGATCATCCCACAAACCAGGGGCAAAATCTCAG tagaaatcatGTGTTGGAGAGACTCTATGAAAGTAATGATCAATGTGGAGAAGCCGTCAGCCAGGTTCCACATCTTAATCTGTACAAGAAAATTCTGCCTGGAGTAAAACAGTATGAATACAACACGTACAGAAAAGTCTTCATGCATCGCCGCGCATCCCTCAAGAGTCCCATCACAGTTCACACTGGACGCAAACCCTATCAGTGCCAGGAATGTGGGCAGGCCTACAGTTGTCGTTCACACCTAAGAATGCATGTGAGAACCCACAATGGAGAGAGACCCTATGTGTGTAAATTATGTGGGAAAACCTTTCCTCGTACTTCCTCCCTCAATCGGCATGTAAGGATTCACACTGCTGAGAAAACCTACGAATGTAagcaatgtgggaaagcctttattGACTTTTCAAGTCTTACTAGTCATCTCAGAAGTCACACCGGAGAGAAGCCATATaagtgtaaggaatgtgggaaagctttcAGTTATTCCTCAACGTTTCGAAGACACACAATAACACACACTGGCGAGAAGCCATATAAATGTAAGGACTGTGGGGAAGCCTTTAGTTATTCCTCAACTTTTCGAAGACATATGATTTcacacactggagagaagccacataaatgtaaagaatgtggggaGGCCTTCAGTTATTCTTCAGCTTTTCGAAGACACATGATAacacacactggagagaaaccatacgAATGCAAACAATGTGGGAAAACCTTCATTTATCTCCAGTCCTTTCGAAGACATGAAAggattcacactggagagaaaccctacgaATGCAAACAGTGTGGGAAAACCTTCATTTATCCCCAGTCCTTTCGAAGACATGAAAGGACTCATggtggagagaaaccctatgaatgcaaCCAGTGCGGGAAAGCATTCAGTCACCCCTCCTCCTTTCGAGGACACATGAGGGtgcacactggagagaaaccctatgagtgCAAGCAATGTGGGAAAACTTTCAATTGGCCCATATCTTTACGAAAACATATGAGAACACACActagagagaaaccctatgaatgtaagcagtgtgggaaagccttcagctTGTCTGCTTGCTTTCGAGAACATGTGAGAATGCACCCTGAAGACAAATCCTATGAATGCAAGCTATGTGGGAAAGCTTTCTATTGCCACATATCCTTACAAAAACATATGAGAAGGCATACGGCAGAGAAACTCTATGAATGCAAGCAGTGTGGGAAAGCTTTCAGTTGGCCTGAACTTTTGCAACAACATGTGAGAACGCACACTGTAGAGAagccctatgaatgtaaggaatgtgggaaggtcTTCAAATGGCCATCATCTTTACCAATACATATGAGACtgcacactggagagaaaccttatcaATGTAAGCATTGTGGGAAAGCATTCAATTGTTCCTCATCCTTAAGACGACATGTGAGAATACACACTACAGAAAAACAGTATAAGTGTAATGTAGGACATCCTCCTGCAAATGAATTCATGTGCAGTGCTTCAGAAAAGTCACACCAGGAGAGAGATCTGATCAAAGTTGTAAATATGGTGTTGCCTTTATGA